The genomic segment GGCGGAGTGCGAATCAATGCGTGATTGTCTATCGCTCCCGGCGCAAAATTCGGCAGATAGTGCAATCGCACCCTGTATCCCGCCGGCACCCCATCGACTTCCCAGTGTCGCCGAAGCCCATTCGCTCGACCGTCACTTACCGGAAAGATTGTTTGTGTAACCCGCAAAACAATCGTTTCGCTGCCGCCAGCAAACATCAGCCGGTAGCGAAAAGCAACGGCGTCGTCCTTCACCGCCAAGCTATCCAACTCGGCCTGGGCAGAGCCAACGGCCGGAATCGCCCCAACGACGCCCGATTCGGACAACAATTCAATCTCTGGCACATTGGCAGATGGCGGAAATAAACTGGGGCCGGCCGGCTCCCAATACCAACTCTTGCCGCGAGTCTGTTGGTTGGCTGTGTCGCCCAACCACCAGCCGACAAGTTGGTTCGCGCCCAGATCGAAGAGCACGTTATGCCGGTTTTTCAGCCCAATCATCACCGGCCGCACGATGACGCGCTTTTCGACTTCGACCACATCGGTGATGAAGATTGGCGGGCTGTCGTCGCCCGAATGCCGCGCCACGCGGATGGGTCCTGACGGCGGCGGCTCGAAGCCCGGCGTGTTCAGCACGTGCCAGACCGCGGCCAATTGCGAATCGAGCTTTCCGCCCAGAACGCCCCGGACGGGAATCTGGATGGCGGGCATTTCCATCCGCGGCACAATGCGGGCAGGATTGCGCACCCAGCGGTCGAACCACGCACCCCGGATGCGATTGCCGACCAACGACAGGTCGGTGCCGCGCGCCGCCAGCGCGACGTTGCTCGGCGCCAGGCTGCCGATTTTGTGGCAGCTCGTGCAGCCAAAACCGGCGGAAGTCACCAGGCGGCTGCCGGCGCTGGCCAGCGCTTTCTCTGCCAGCTTTGGCCCGCTGCGGGGCCGATCGGGAATCCGGTCGATGGTGGTGAAGTAGGCGGTCAACGCCGCCAGCTCGCCTTCGGAGAGATTGAACTTCGGCATGCGGACCGCCAGCCAAGGACGCAACGGCGGATTACGGAGCGTGATGGCGTCGGCCAGGGCGGCGTCGTGCAGCTTGTCGCCGACGGCGGTCAGTGCCGGAGGTGGCAGTGTCGGCAAGAGAGGAGCAAGTTCCGGATGTTGCTCGACCACCGGCGCCAGGTTCGCGGCGATACCTTGCTCGCCGTCACGGGCATGGCAGGCGAGGCAGTTCCGTTCTCGCAGCACAAAGCGGCCATCCGCAGGCGGCGATGTTGGCAGCGCGCCTGCAAGGTAAGCAACGAGCGCTTCACGCTGCGGCTGTGACAAGGCGTATCCGGGCCGCGAGCCTTCGCGGTCTGGCATGCCGAGGCAGGTTTTCTCCCAGTGTTTGCTGGCCTTTTGAAGATCGAATTTAACCGAGGCGGAACGCGGCGGTGCATCACCAGGAAGAGCATGGCAGGCCCGGCAACGCAGTTGTTCGACGAGACGTAGCCCGCTCGCTCCGCGAGCGGAACCCACCCTCACTCCCGTTTGATTCTCACTTCCCAACAGCTCCGCCGGCTCACTTTTCAGCGTCGCCAGCCAGGCCGCCAAATCGGCGCGTGCCACCTCCGAAAGCTTAAACACCGGCATTCGATGATCTGGATTGATCTTTGCCGGATCGGCCAGCCAGCGTGCGAAGAAATCCGCCGGCCGTTTCTCGGCCACGTGCGACAGATCGCCGCCGCCAAACAGGCCCACCGCTCCCAGGTCGCCAACCGGGTGGCAGGCCAGGCAGCCCACGGTCATAAACAATCGACGTCCGCGACCCGCGTCGCCCGTCGATCGCCTCGACGTTGCACCGGGCAGTTCGGCACCAAGCACATAATCAGCCACCGCTTCGGCATCTTCATCGCTCAGCGCAAACTGCGGCATTCGCACGAACGCCTCCTCTTGCTCCGGAAGACGGCTGGGGTGAGTGCTCTTCAACGCCTCTCGATCGTGTTCACTCGTGCGACTCCCGCGGCGAAGCCAAGCCACCAGCCAGGCCCGCGACATATTGCTCCGCAAGTGTACGAGCGACGGACCGGCGAGGCCGCCGACTCCTGCGGCGCCGTGATGGCAATTGGCACATCGCAGCGCGCGCCACAGTTCTGCGCCGCGCTCGAAGACATCGCCCGGATCGTCTGACGGCTCGTGAAACAGCAGCCGGCCGGGCACGGGCTCCAGCTCGAACTGCGGCCCCGACCAATACAGTCCGACTCGCGCCTGATCGCTCGTCTTCTTGAACCGAATGGCGATCGGATGATGGCCGAATTCCAGCTCGATCGCCGGCGAGTCGAACCAGCGCGGAGCTTGGCTCTGGCCCGAGACGATTCGCTTGCCGGCGAC from the Pirellulales bacterium genome contains:
- a CDS encoding c-type cytochrome, whose product is MFATCVMSTAAIADDEDDEEPRLLPGLVAHYQASPSECARRDDAVQFVWNGQAPDERLPRGGFSVEWRGRLQVLSPGEHRFYLFAAGDVSLGVAGKRIVSGQSQAPRWFDSPAIELEFGHHPIAIRFKKTSDQARVGLYWSGPQFELEPVPGRLLFHEPSDDPGDVFERGAELWRALRCANCHHGAAGVGGLAGPSLVHLRSNMSRAWLVAWLRRGSRTSEHDREALKSTHPSRLPEQEEAFVRMPQFALSDEDAEAVADYVLGAELPGATSRRSTGDAGRGRRLFMTVGCLACHPVGDLGAVGLFGGGDLSHVAEKRPADFFARWLADPAKINPDHRMPVFKLSEVARADLAAWLATLKSEPAELLGSENQTGVRVGSARGASGLRLVEQLRCRACHALPGDAPPRSASVKFDLQKASKHWEKTCLGMPDREGSRPGYALSQPQREALVAYLAGALPTSPPADGRFVLRERNCLACHARDGEQGIAANLAPVVEQHPELAPLLPTLPPPALTAVGDKLHDAALADAITLRNPPLRPWLAVRMPKFNLSEGELAALTAYFTTIDRIPDRPRSGPKLAEKALASAGSRLVTSAGFGCTSCHKIGSLAPSNVALAARGTDLSLVGNRIRGAWFDRWVRNPARIVPRMEMPAIQIPVRGVLGGKLDSQLAAVWHVLNTPGFEPPPSGPIRVARHSGDDSPPIFITDVVEVEKRVIVRPVMIGLKNRHNVLFDLGANQLVGWWLGDTANQQTRGKSWYWEPAGPSLFPPSANVPEIELLSESGVVGAIPAVGSAQAELDSLAVKDDAVAFRYRLMFAGGSETIVLRVTQTIFPVSDGRANGLRRHWEVDGVPAGYRVRLHYLPNFAPGAIDNHALIRTPPGAAGVNGSRFVALSHADEAAPLAAEVVYLSSAVPPGAPLAPPTAMPEAPVRLNVVPGYDAVRLPLPRSEMPTGLAWRDDGALFFCSLKGGVWLARDTDADGIEDRVQLVADGLPAPYGIACRGETIDVAAKYGLVRLSQFDNDGRARRAEVVASGWGYTDDYHDWTIGLPRDADGNYYIGLPCQQDNRTPAEAYLRGGVVRLRATKATVDRPRLFDLEPISAGIRFPMGLAIDRDGELFATDNQGNYNPFNELNHLRQGARYGFINKLEVKPGFQPPFEEPAIAIPHPWTRSVNGICFLYTPETVHKASDGSAFGPFEGQLIGCEFDTRRLIRMSLERIGGTYQGAAYPFSIEPAPGEPTFEGPVVCAVSPEGDLYVGNLRDSGWGGGQNTGSIVRLRPNGSVPVGIAEVRALHDGFAIDFTAPVDGGRAADASNYSVSSYRRITTPAYGGPDVDRESEPIVTVELSADGRRASLRLKRLRAGFVYEFQLKNLAGDNQKFFPAEAHYTLRMAPE